A genomic region of Lasioglossum baleicum chromosome 16, iyLasBale1, whole genome shotgun sequence contains the following coding sequences:
- the Med17 gene encoding mediator complex subunit 17 — protein sequence MAYSVNISVEAPIENQIQEITYDGQEIYQAPLTLSENLAKIAQKIDFSKTNGEESKKDSESSDKGEEDPKDSAPFQSSLWPWDSVRNKLRNALTEVCVLADVLAIAKEKHYMVLDPVPQEPAEVKPMIQVYARKKALAGAASVIMMGADRLKNCQNELARNRSTPDFHIELLRLRQNWRLKKVSNSIIGDLSYRTAGSKFPQTGMFEVTKAEEEEKSSTSPPASPSAGNNTTGQAHHPSNPKASALRVTIPSELQGVAYIEVLCQKDQEDLCSANISLLNNSAHSSNADMHWQQKLEAAQNVLFCKELFSQLAREAVHLRAPIPHMVVGNQIMATVLPGIQLIIGLCHSTGNDKKPTAPPPHKSDHDHVLEHSLHQLLREVHHKNTHHPFPHPSSGPLGPSKRRCLAGPTAADRYELLEMTKSQTLLEQIIQQAQHFFMRLRTEYVLDTIAKEVKDPLIVSHWNALNSPTQSCVKINILTHGYDSVCRTSLVVHVGEKSLKCVCRDGRVMHMSYEPQELRDLIFCQIYQHQITAVQALAKCMGWQFLANSSHLGLGAVEPLGNASSCILASPIGDRMIAVRCEPQTGVQVAIAHSPRKDFFPGQLVRERKWENLGGSFKEVRWDKMEGKNFLNKMELLMASLTSS from the exons ATGGCGTATTCGGTGAACATCTCTGTGGAGGCACCGATCGAGAATCAGATCCAAGAAATCACTTACGATGGTCAGGAAATTTATCAAGC ACCCCTCACGTTGTCGGAGAATCTGGCAAAGATCGCACAGAAAATCGACTTTAGTAAAACTAATGGCGAGGAGAGTAAAAAAGATTCTGAAAGCAGTGACAAGGGAGAGGAAGATCCAAAGGATTCTGCACCCTTCCAGTCTTCTTTATGGCCATGGGACAGCGTTAGAAATAAATTGAG AAATGCATTAACGGAAGTATGCGTGCTAGCAGACGTTCTTGCAATAGCTAAAGAGAAGCATTACATGGTTCTAGATCCAGTCCCCCAAGAACCAGCCGAAGTGAAACCCATGATACAAGTATATGCTAGAAAGAAAGCATTGGCTGGAGCTGCTTCTGTGATTATGATGGGTGCAGATAGATTAAAGAATTGTCAGAATGAATTAGCTAGAAATAGATCGACGCCCGACTTCCATATCGAATTGCTCAGATTAAGGCAAAATTGGCGTTTGAAAAAAGTCTCGAACTCGATCATCGGCGATCTTAGTTACAGAACAG CTGGTTCCAAGTTCCCTCAAACGGGTATGTTCGAAGTAACGAAAGCGGAAGAGGAGGAAAAGAGTAGTACTAGTCCCCCAGCTTCTCCCAGTGCTGGTAACAAtacgaccgggcaagcacatcATCCTTCCAATCCGAAAGCGTCCGCGTTGCGTGTTACTATTCCTAGTGAATTGCAAGGTGTCGCCTATATAGAAGTATTATGTCAAAAAG ATCAAGAAGATCTCTGTAGCGCGAATATTAGTTTACTTAACAATAGTGCTCACAGTTCGAACGCAGATATGCATTGGCAACAGAAACTAGAGGCTGCTCAAAACGTCCTCTTCTGCAAAGAACTGTTCAGTCAGTTAGCGAGAGAGGCGGTGCATTTGCGTGCACCTATACCACATATGGTCGTTGGAAATCAAATAATGGCAACG GTACTTCCTGGAATCCAACTGATCATAGGACTCTGTCATAGTACCGGAAACGACAAGAAGCCCACTGCTCCCCCACCTCACAAAAGCGATCACGATCACGTGCTGGAACATTCGTTGCATCAGCTGCTTCGCGAGGTGCATCACAAGAACACTCACCATCCGTTTCCGCATCCTTCCTCGGGCCCTCTCGGGCCCAGCAAACGAAGATGCCTGGCTGGCCCAACGGCAGCCGATCGATACGAACTCCTAGAAATGACGAAAAGCCAAACTCTGCTGGAACAAATCATTCAACAAGCTCAACACTTTTTCATGCGATTACGTACAGAGTACGTTTTAGACACGATAGCAAAGGAAGTGAAAGATCCTCTGATCGTGTCTCACTGGAACGCATTGAATTCTCCCACGCAGTCCTGCGTGAAGATTAACATTCTAACGCATGGATACGATAGCGTATGTAGAACATCGCTGGTTGTCCACGTTGGAGAAAAGTCGTTGAAATGTGTTTGCAGAGATGGCAGAGTAATGCACATGAGCTACGAACCTCAAGAACTGAGGGATCTTATTTTCTGTCAG ATCTATCAGCACCAAATAACCGCGGTACAAGCACTAGCTAAATGTATGGGTTGGCAATTTTTAGCCAACAGTTCGCATCTTGGCTTAGGAGCCGTGGAACCTTTAGGAAATGCTAGCAGTTGTATTTTAGCATCACCGATAGGCGACAG GATGATCGCCGTCAGGTGCGAACCACAGACAGGAGTACAAGTAGCAATAGCTCATTCCCCCAGAAAGGACTTTTTCCCTGGGCAATTAGTTAGAGAAAGAAAGTGGGAAAATCTCGGCGGCTCGTTCAAAGAGGTACGATGGGACAAAATGGAAGGgaagaactttttaaataaaatggaaCTGCTGATGGCTTCGTTGACGAGCTCGTAA